Sequence from the Periplaneta americana isolate PAMFEO1 chromosome 5, P.americana_PAMFEO1_priV1, whole genome shotgun sequence genome:
ATCATCATCTAAATTCTAGATTTTACCTTTTAATTGTAAGGtaacatatgaagacattattacaaaaagagccccagtcatttttaatgaaattgagttaaggacacattttctgttatttctaatgtttatagactccaaaaatgattcATGTCagatgcaatagccacaaggataaacaccagttgtacggaaacagctgacatgtgttgttctatttatttttattttcctcctgaaaaatagcaattttgacaagggttgtttttgtaataatgtcttcatatgtacACAAAGTAATGACTTTTCCTGTATTGAAACATGCAAATAAGTTGATTTGAAAGTTGTATATTGTGGTTACTTAATTTTtctatttgggctgcctaaaattagttttgttttaagTAAAGGAAACTCTATTTaatatttgtgtaaataagtTTTTCTTCTTCCAAGACTTGTCGAAGATTTCTTTTGACTAGATGGGGTGAGGggagaaagaaaagaatttaaagaataaaaaaggGTCAGCCAACAAATGGCATTGCAGAATCCATTTTCATGATCCTTATGTTAAGTCTTCCAGATAATTTAATAATTGTCTAATAGGAATAGGAATAAATAATCTCGATGGACCAGTTAAAAGGGAAACAattcgaaattaaaattttatgagtACTTAGTTTTAAGTTTCATGTTGCAGAGAAAAATTCATTTAAcatcactctaatttgaaacttatagggTATATAacacattaacagaatttggagcaGTTTTAATGATCCTTGAATTTTTCACAGctacatgaaactttaaaatacaGTTTTCCTAAAACTTTAAATATTGAGTTGTTTCGCTTTTGAACTGGCCTGTCAATGTGttttaaaaatatctttattGGCTGCATtgagaaagaaattttttttttcctcttgatTTGCTTTCCAGTAGTTAATGCTTCATGATCACTTTTTTACTACACAGCAGACAGTTTGGTCAACTAAGAGTGTCATGTAAAGGAAATATAGTATTTAttgacagaaaataaataattacattaaataacgtATTTCATTTCAGGTTCACTGATGTGACATGGGGCGAGTTCTAAGGGCTAGAAAGCCTCAACTTGGCCAAGGAAATGAGAAGGAACCCACTAGTTCTTCTTTAGAGAAGATTTATACTAGAAAAGGTCTTACTGACAAGACTAACGATAGTAATTATATGGCTCTGAGAAGTAACAAAAGTGGAAAAAGGCAACAAAAAAGtgtgaataaaaataattttatagtgaGTGATTCTAAACAAGAACATTTGCTTAAAGGGGAAAAGCATTGCATTTATGACAATAATGACACTgagaaaaaagaagatatatcCTTGTTACTGGAAGAGAAAATTGGTGTGTATACTTTTGAGGTAGATAAGAATGACCCTCAGCCAAAGAAAGCCAGGCGAAAAAGAAGAGTTAAACGCAGGAAAATATCAGACATTTCAGACACTACAGATGATGACAGTATTGTTATTTCTTCAGAAAAGAAACAGTTGAGAAGTACAGCAAGACAGACACGTGTTGTAAAAAGTGCACTTAGAGACCTGAAGGAAAAAAGATCTCTGAGCAACAAGCATGAGAAAATGGAAACTACAGATTCTTTACAGGACAACATTTGTGGGATAGAAAGAGCAGGTAAATCTCAATCGGAATTTGATTTGAACAGAAAAGTTACAGCAGACAACAGTACACACCCTTTGACAGAAAATGAAACTAATATGCATATAAAAGAGAGGAGGAAATCTATAGAAACAATTCAATGTGAGCCTGATTCCAGTGACGACATAGTGACAGAAAACAGAACTGTTGTTAATGTGATAAACTTCCAAAACAAGAATACTGATATGACAAACTATGAGCTTAATTCCAGTGGAAACAACAAGGAAAACATTCCTTTGATAAACAGAAATTACAAGGATAAAGTATCGAACCGAAAATCTGAAGTTTGTGGAAATTTGTCTGAAAACTCAGAAGTTAATTTCAGTTTTGTAAAGCCTCAAGCCGAACACAAATtgtattcaaacaaaaaatttcaaaataggaAACTTCTTTTGTGCTCCAGTGAGCACCGAGCACCTCAGACTATAAAAGAAGCTAACAGTAAGGAATATGGCCGTATGCAATCAAGAGAGGATTTCAACATTGACAACTACTTTGGTTTTGATGAGGAATCTGAGGATGACTTGTATGCGTCACTCTCCCCTGTGAAAAAGCCCACTGATACGAAGAACTGTTCTGAATTGGTGCCATTAGCAGTTACCTCTACTCCAAACAATAGACCAATTTTTACGAAAACTGCAACTCAGTCAGCAATATTAAGAGTGAGAGAACAGGAGACAAACACTGTTACTTCTTTGTTGAACTTACCAGAAACTATTATATCCCCTGTGTCAATTACTCAGCCTGTTTATATTCCATTTCACATGCCCACCAAACAGTGTGCAAGTGTTGCAGTTCCCTTAGCATCAACAGTTATACCAACACAGTCTACATCTGCAGAGTTGCATGCACTAGAATCTAGTACATTAGAAGAAGTATCTATGTCAAGGACATCTGAGATACCTGATGGGTCATCTGTACTGTTTGCAGATGGAAAAGTGCAGCCCCATTTCTCGAAGGTAAGCTGGAAATATATTGTCAGTAATGCTTGTTCACATATTGTTATACCTCCATTTCAAGAGAAGACTGTATGGCTTAATGCTATCAAAATTTAGAATCCCAATCTAATATATCAGTCAGTATGAATATTAGTTACAAGATGTATTGAGtaattttaaatgtgaattataTTAAGGTAATTATCCAGGTTATGCAGCTGACCAATGGGTAATTGTTATCAGGGACTGTCTAGATTGCATGGAATTGTTTACTAAAATGGTAATTAAAGTTACCACAACCAAAGAAGCAACTTCTGACGTCTCTAATGAAGCTTGTGGAAGGTGCTTTGTAGTGACAGGAAGTAGAGTGACATTGAATCTATTGACAGGCTCAAATGAGTAGAAAGGAGTTCAAAAATAGACGTTATTGAACTGTCAGAAGTCCATTCTTTGCTTGCAACAGCTTCCatttaggtttggtttgtttctgTATGTAGTTAAAGGGGAGTGGGGCCCTTAAGATTTATACTATAAATACGTCGAATATATTGAGGTACGTGATTTATAGATACCATATTGGTCTGAATCTAATACGACCTCGAAcataatatctgcagtgcctgggaaaagtgatataagtcagtttccacaaaccttttttgataatttattgatgaCTTACAGAActtctgct
This genomic interval carries:
- the LOC138699742 gene encoding uncharacterized protein, encoding MGRVLRARKPQLGQGNEKEPTSSSLEKIYTRKGLTDKTNDSNYMALRSNKSGKRQQKSVNKNNFIVSDSKQEHLLKGEKHCIYDNNDTEKKEDISLLLEEKIGVYTFEVDKNDPQPKKARRKRRVKRRKISDISDTTDDDSIVISSEKKQLRSTARQTRVVKSALRDLKEKRSLSNKHEKMETTDSLQDNICGIERAGKSQSEFDLNRKVTADNSTHPLTENETNMHIKERRKSIETIQCEPDSSDDIVTENRTVVNVINFQNKNTDMTNYELNSSGNNKENIPLINRNYKDKVSNRKSEVCGNLSENSEVNFSFVKPQAEHKLYSNKKFQNRKLLLCSSEHRAPQTIKEANSKEYGRMQSREDFNIDNYFGFDEESEDDLYASLSPVKKPTDTKNCSELVPLAVTSTPNNRPIFTKTATQSAILRVREQETNTVTSLLNLPETIISPVSITQPVYIPFHMPTKQCASVAVPLASTVIPTQSTSAELHALESSTLEEVSMSRTSEIPDGSSVLFADGKVQPHFSKPPRKSYERPTRIHHHSYMEEENESENEVCDKKRTKRSKKPKKKDKSVENWAANVSAHFDDIESFDLCVE